In Scomber scombrus chromosome 17, fScoSco1.1, whole genome shotgun sequence, the following proteins share a genomic window:
- the gpatch2 gene encoding G patch domain-containing protein 2 isoform X1 — protein MFRAANLKTIGKAGTGWHFRRTMDELVHDLVSALEESSEQAARGGFGDGGDHALAVGCLLKRQARKRRGRKRRSDNPHPPWETGHLSEGSESSVEEHKDYRNSTGGVSAANSHARDNSDSDEQLGPKRRTPLTADMGRSKRPLWPDDLGVLGSAEGTRSLRRRRKVKRMAVDPPVESEPPSSTMLGPPPVPKARVGSRPHRLGAGQEGRVAMELCGGGLVGPGGGKSRIKKRKLATHRLGLEAADEGVVVESEDPISSPMEGSKDKMELEEQKGSDEDMSDRCENSSVSNSSDGGLYTNDEGRQGDDEQSDWFYDGEPGSVSGPGGACGVAGVVPWWERGTGSEELDLADPVFNSILTGSFPLMSHGAQRGFQARLSRLHGNQQASESGLQGSTSQGFNDRLGRQTQDSHEPWFSSGSRREHGQLHWDSRSDRGHRRSCSVKTASRQTSGHLGSLCTGDVKRRRKAAPLGSNAPSGVVGEGAAPIPDSNMGSRMMQSMGWSPGMGLGPEGRGITEPIRATQRPKGTGLGFN, from the exons ATGTTCCGTGCAGCTAATCTAAAAACCATCGGCAAAGCGGGAACCGGCTG GCACTTTCGCCGGACGATGGACGAGCTGGTTCATGACCTGGTGTCAGCGCTGGAGGAGAGCTCGGAGCAAGCTGCTCGTGGTGGTTTTGGTGATGGAGGAGACCATGCACTGGCAGTGGGCTGTCTGCTGAAGAGACAGGCTCGGAAGCGCAGGGGCAGAAAACGACGCTCGGACAACCCGCACCCTCCCTGGGAGACGGGCCACCTCAGTGAGGGTTCAGAGTCCAGTGTGGAAGAACACAAG GACTACCGCAACAGCACAGGAGGTGTGTCTGCTGCCAACAGCCATGCCCGTGACAACAGCGACTCGGATGAACAACTTGGCCCCAAACGCCGCACCCCCCTTACAGCTGACATGGGACGAAGCAAGAGGCCCCTTTGGCCAGACGACTTGGGTGTCCTGGGGTCCGCAGAGGGAACTCGCAGTCTTAGGCGACGACGTAAGGTCAAACGGATGGCTGTGGACCCTCCTGTGGAGTCAGagcccccctcctccaccatGCTCGGGCCCCCACCTGTCCCCAAAGCTCGGGTTGGCAGCAGGCCTCATAGACTGGGTGCAGGGCAGGAGGGCAGGGTTGCCATGGAGCTTTGTGGAGGTGGCCTGGTAGGACCGGGGGGAGGGAAGAGCaggataaagaaaaggaaactgGCCACCCACAGGCTAGGACTGGAGGCTGCGGATGaaggggtggtggtggagagtGAAGACCCCATCTCATCTCCAATGGAAGGGTCCAAAGACAAGatggagctggaggagcagaaggGTTCGGATGAAGACATGAGTGACAGGTG TGAAAACAGCAGTGTCAGTAACAGCAGTGATGGAGGCCTCTACACCAATGATGAGGGGAGGCAAG GTGACGACGAGCAGAGCGACTGGTTCTATGATGGTGAGCCAGGCTCCGTGTCAGGGCCCGGGGGTGCATGTGGGGTGGCAGGAGTGGTCCCCTGGTGGGAGAGAGGGACAGGGTCTGAGGAGCTGGACCTAGCCGACCCTGTCTTCAATAGCATCCTCACTGGATCCTTCCCCCTCATGAGCCACGGAGCACAGAGAG GGTTTCAGGCCAGGTTGAGTCGTCTCCATGGAAACCAGCAGGCGTCTGAATCTGGGCTGCAGGGCAGCACCAGTCAGGGCTTCAACGACAGACTGGGCAGACAAACCCAGGACTCCCATGA GCCGTGGTTCAGCTCAGGCTCGAGGAGAGAACACGGACAG TTGCACTGGGACTCGCGGTCAGACAGAGGGCATCGGAGAAGCTGTTCAGTAAAAACAGCCAGCAG ACAGACCAGCGGGCACCTTGGCTCCTTGTGTACAGGGGATGTCAAGCGGAGGCGAAAAGCAGCCCCCCTCGGTTCCAACGCACCCTCAG gaGTAGTTGGGGAGGGCGCGGCTCCCATCCCTGACTCAAACATGGGGAGCCGCATGATGCAGAGCATGGGCTGGAGCCCAGGGATGGGCCTGGGCCCAGAGGGAAGGGGCATCACTGAGCCCATCCGGGCAACACAGAGACCCAAAGGCACAGGTCTAGGTTTCAACTGA
- the gpatch2 gene encoding G patch domain-containing protein 2 isoform X2 has product MFRAANLKTIGKAGTGWHFRRTMDELVHDLVSALEESSEQAARGGFGDGGDHALAVGCLLKRQARKRRGRKRRSDNPHPPWETGHLSEGSESSVEEHKDYRNSTGGVSAANSHARDNSDSDEQLGPKRRTPLTADMGRSKRPLWPDDLGVLGSAEGTRSLRRRRKVKRMAVDPPVESEPPSSTMLGPPPVPKARVGSRPHRLGAGQEGRVAMELCGGGLVGPGGGKSRIKKRKLATHRLGLEAADEGVVVESEDPISSPMEGSKDKMELEEQKGSDEDMSDSENSSVSNSSDGGLYTNDEGRQGDDEQSDWFYDGEPGSVSGPGGACGVAGVVPWWERGTGSEELDLADPVFNSILTGSFPLMSHGAQRGFQARLSRLHGNQQASESGLQGSTSQGFNDRLGRQTQDSHEPWFSSGSRREHGQLHWDSRSDRGHRRSCSVKTASRQTSGHLGSLCTGDVKRRRKAAPLGSNAPSGVVGEGAAPIPDSNMGSRMMQSMGWSPGMGLGPEGRGITEPIRATQRPKGTGLGFN; this is encoded by the exons ATGTTCCGTGCAGCTAATCTAAAAACCATCGGCAAAGCGGGAACCGGCTG GCACTTTCGCCGGACGATGGACGAGCTGGTTCATGACCTGGTGTCAGCGCTGGAGGAGAGCTCGGAGCAAGCTGCTCGTGGTGGTTTTGGTGATGGAGGAGACCATGCACTGGCAGTGGGCTGTCTGCTGAAGAGACAGGCTCGGAAGCGCAGGGGCAGAAAACGACGCTCGGACAACCCGCACCCTCCCTGGGAGACGGGCCACCTCAGTGAGGGTTCAGAGTCCAGTGTGGAAGAACACAAG GACTACCGCAACAGCACAGGAGGTGTGTCTGCTGCCAACAGCCATGCCCGTGACAACAGCGACTCGGATGAACAACTTGGCCCCAAACGCCGCACCCCCCTTACAGCTGACATGGGACGAAGCAAGAGGCCCCTTTGGCCAGACGACTTGGGTGTCCTGGGGTCCGCAGAGGGAACTCGCAGTCTTAGGCGACGACGTAAGGTCAAACGGATGGCTGTGGACCCTCCTGTGGAGTCAGagcccccctcctccaccatGCTCGGGCCCCCACCTGTCCCCAAAGCTCGGGTTGGCAGCAGGCCTCATAGACTGGGTGCAGGGCAGGAGGGCAGGGTTGCCATGGAGCTTTGTGGAGGTGGCCTGGTAGGACCGGGGGGAGGGAAGAGCaggataaagaaaaggaaactgGCCACCCACAGGCTAGGACTGGAGGCTGCGGATGaaggggtggtggtggagagtGAAGACCCCATCTCATCTCCAATGGAAGGGTCCAAAGACAAGatggagctggaggagcagaaggGTTCGGATGAAGACATGAGTGACAG TGAAAACAGCAGTGTCAGTAACAGCAGTGATGGAGGCCTCTACACCAATGATGAGGGGAGGCAAG GTGACGACGAGCAGAGCGACTGGTTCTATGATGGTGAGCCAGGCTCCGTGTCAGGGCCCGGGGGTGCATGTGGGGTGGCAGGAGTGGTCCCCTGGTGGGAGAGAGGGACAGGGTCTGAGGAGCTGGACCTAGCCGACCCTGTCTTCAATAGCATCCTCACTGGATCCTTCCCCCTCATGAGCCACGGAGCACAGAGAG GGTTTCAGGCCAGGTTGAGTCGTCTCCATGGAAACCAGCAGGCGTCTGAATCTGGGCTGCAGGGCAGCACCAGTCAGGGCTTCAACGACAGACTGGGCAGACAAACCCAGGACTCCCATGA GCCGTGGTTCAGCTCAGGCTCGAGGAGAGAACACGGACAG TTGCACTGGGACTCGCGGTCAGACAGAGGGCATCGGAGAAGCTGTTCAGTAAAAACAGCCAGCAG ACAGACCAGCGGGCACCTTGGCTCCTTGTGTACAGGGGATGTCAAGCGGAGGCGAAAAGCAGCCCCCCTCGGTTCCAACGCACCCTCAG gaGTAGTTGGGGAGGGCGCGGCTCCCATCCCTGACTCAAACATGGGGAGCCGCATGATGCAGAGCATGGGCTGGAGCCCAGGGATGGGCCTGGGCCCAGAGGGAAGGGGCATCACTGAGCCCATCCGGGCAACACAGAGACCCAAAGGCACAGGTCTAGGTTTCAACTGA